GACGGTGAGCTATCCGCTGGGCGTGCTCGGTTTCGTGGCGCTGACCTGGGCGGTGATCGTCGGCACCAGCAACGCGGTGAACCTGACCGACGGGCTGGATGGCCTGGCCATCATGCCGACCGTGATGGTCGGCAGCGCGCTGGGCATCTTCGCTTACGTGGTCGGCCGCGTGGACTATTCGAAGTACCTGCTGTTTCCGTACATTCCCGGCGCATCGGAATTGATGGTGCTGTGCGCGGCGATCGGGGGCGCGGGGCTCGCATTTTTATGGTTCAACGCGTATCCGGCGCAAGTGTTCATGGGTGACGTCGGCGCGCTCGCGTTGGGCGGTGCGTTGGGCACGATCGCGGTCATCGTGCGCCAGGAAATCGTGCTGTTCATCATGGGCGGCGTGTTCGTCGTCGAGACCTTGTCGGTGATGATCCAGGTGACCTGGTTCAAGTACACGAAGCGACGTTATGGAACAGGTCGACGCATTTTCCGAATGGCCCCGTTGCATCATCACTTTGAAGTGGGCGGCTGGAAGGAAACCCAGGTGGTCGTGCGTTTCTGGATCATCAGCATGATGCTGGTGCTGATTGGCCTCTCTACGCTGAAGTTGCGATGAATATGATGGAAACCTCCCGCGCTGACGCGCCGCTCGTGCTGATCCTCGGATTGGGCGAGACGGGTGTCGCCGCCGCACGCTGGTGCGCCCGACAGGGCGCCCGCTTGCGCGTGGCCGACACGCGCGCGGAACCGGGAGGCCTGGCCGCGCTGCGCGAGTCGCTGGCGCAAAACGAAGTGGAATACCGGCTGGGCTGCGACGAGTCGTTTGCCATCGATCTGCTGGACGGCGTGTCGCAGGTCGTGCTGAGTCCGGGGCTGGCGCCAACGCAGGCGCCCGCCGCCGACGTGCTGCGCGAGGCCGAGGCCCGCGGCATTGAAGTCGTCGGCGAGATCGAATTGTTTGCCCGCGCGCTGGCGGATCTGGCCGTCGACCGCGAATATCGCCCGAAACTGCTCGCCGTGACCGGCACCAACGGCAAGACCACCGTCACCGCGCTGACCCGGCAACTGGTCGACGCCAGCGGTCTGACGGTGATCGCCGCCGGCAACATCAGCCCTGCGGCGCTGTCCGCGCTGATGGACGCGCTGGACACGGACGCGCTGCCGCAGGTGTGGGTGCTTGAACTGTCCAGCTTCCAGCTTGAAACCACCCGCACGCTGATGGCCGACGCGGCTGTCGTGCTGAACGTGACCCAGGATCACCTGGACTGGCACGGCGGCATGCAGGCGTATGCCGATGCCAAGGGACGCCTTCTGAAGATGGCGCGCGTCGCCATCGTCAATCGCGACGATCCGATGACCGTCGATATGGTGTCGTCGCTCAACGCCATGAATGTGCGCAGCTTTGGCCGCGATGTGCCGGAGCTGGTGGGCGACATGGGACTCGAACTGGGACAGG
The DNA window shown above is from Achromobacter spanius and carries:
- the mraY gene encoding phospho-N-acetylmuramoyl-pentapeptide-transferase, which translates into the protein MLLEIARLLSDDVRALGVFEYITLRAVLACATALVIGLVAGPRVIRKLTEMKIGQAVRTYGPESHLVKTGTPTMGGVLILISIAISTLLWADWTNRFVWVVLLVTFGFGWIGWRDDYRKVVYRDPEGMPARQKFFWQATIGMVAAVYLAFAVSAPANTELWPLFKAWVGSGFTMALPTRADLIVPFFKTVSYPLGVLGFVALTWAVIVGTSNAVNLTDGLDGLAIMPTVMVGSALGIFAYVVGRVDYSKYLLFPYIPGASELMVLCAAIGGAGLAFLWFNAYPAQVFMGDVGALALGGALGTIAVIVRQEIVLFIMGGVFVVETLSVMIQVTWFKYTKRRYGTGRRIFRMAPLHHHFEVGGWKETQVVVRFWIISMMLVLIGLSTLKLR
- the murD gene encoding UDP-N-acetylmuramoyl-L-alanine--D-glutamate ligase, with the protein product MNMMETSRADAPLVLILGLGETGVAAARWCARQGARLRVADTRAEPGGLAALRESLAQNEVEYRLGCDESFAIDLLDGVSQVVLSPGLAPTQAPAADVLREAEARGIEVVGEIELFARALADLAVDREYRPKLLAVTGTNGKTTVTALTRQLVDASGLTVIAAGNISPAALSALMDALDTDALPQVWVLELSSFQLETTRTLMADAAVVLNVTQDHLDWHGGMQAYADAKGRLLKMARVAIVNRDDPMTVDMVSSLNAMNVRSFGRDVPELVGDMGLELGQGVAWLTACESNDFDEPPPPTRRKKDAPEPVRAKGRMSRLMPVDALRIRGIHNALNALAALQLARCLDLGWGAMLRALRDYAGEPHRAAFVRTIGGVDYINDSKGTNVGATVAALEGLGQPVVLIAGGQGKGQDFSPLIPVVSRHARAVMLIGLDGPEIGRVLEPTGVKCLTVETLRDAVRGAAELAQPGDAVLLSPACASLDMFRNYPHRGQVFVEEVEDLARDRGEVA